AGGGGaggggttatctccctttctttacTCCATGTATGTGAATGATTTAGAAAATGAGTTTATTAACACCTCCTGTGACGCTTCATTGTTAAGAGATATTTCTTTGTTCCTTCTAATGTATGCAGTTGACATTGTCATCTTTTCAGAATCTGATTCCGGTTTGCAGAAAATGTTAGACTGTCTTAAACAATACAGTGACAAATGGCAGCTTACCGTTGATAttgagaaaacaaaaattattgtATTCCGAAATGGCGGAAAATGACGTGTTAGTGAGACTTTTTATTATAATGACAATGAAATAGAAATTGTTGATAAATTTACCTATCTAAGTGTACTGTTTAACTTTAATGGGGAATTTACAAAAACACAACCAACAATCGCTGAACATGGTcgaaaatgtatgtataatgtatgtattatatatgtataatgtatgtataatgtatgtataatgtatgtttaatgtatgtataatgtatgtttaatgtatgtataatgtatgtattatatatgtataatgtatgtattatatatgtataatgtatgtataatgtatgtattatatatgtataatgtatgtatactgtatgtattatatatgtataatgtatgtataatgtatgtttaatgtatgtataatgtatgtataatgtatgtataatgtatgtataatgtatgtataatgtatgtataatgtatgtataatgtatgtatatgtataatgtatgtataatgtatgtataatgtatgtataatgtatgtataatgtatgtataatgtatgtataatgtatgtataatgtatgtataatgtatgtatatatatatgtattatatatgtataatgtagtctaatgtatggtataatgtatgtataatgtatgtatgatgtatgtttaatgtatgtatgtattatatatgtataatgtatgtattatatatgtataatgtatgtattatatatgtataatgtatgtattatatatgtataatgtatgtattatatatgtataatgtatgtataatgtatgtataatgtatgtttactgtatgtataatgtatgtataatgtatgtttaatgtatgtataatgtatgtataatgtatgtataatgtatgtttaatgtatgtataatgtatgtataatgtatgtataatgtatgtataatgtatgtttaatgtatgtttaatgtatgtataatgtatgtttaatgtatgtttaatgtatgtataatgtatgtattatatatgtataatgtatgtataatgtatgtataatgtatgtataatgtatgtataatgtatgtttaatgtatgtataatgtatgtataatgtatgtataatgtatgtaaaatgtatgtataatgtatgtttaatgtatgtataatgtatgtataatgtatgtataatgtatgtataatgttataatgtattacGTATTTGTAATAGTTTGTCCCTCAATGTAGAATCTAAACTGAATGTTTTTGATGTTTATGTATCCTCTGTTCTTAATTATGGTTGCGAAATATGGGGTTTCAATGCTGCGGAATCAGTAGAGAAAGtacatgttgattttttaaaaagaatattgtatgttaagaaGAGTACGCCATCTTTAATGGTTTACACTGAATTAGGATGCCTGCCTCTACATATAACCAGAAAATGTCgaattattaaatattggttgtaattaattaaatctGATAATTGTGTTCTAAAGTCAATCTATGACGAAATGTATGATTGTAATCACTGACACTGTAATTGGCGTTGTCAAGTTTGAAATTTATTACTATCTTCTGGTTTCGGTGGTGTTTGGTTTACTTATTATGTCGATAATGAAATGGTGTTTTTACATTGTCTTAAGCAGCGTATGATAGATAATTTTATTCCAGCTAGAAatgaatttgttgaaatgtcGTCAAAATGCTTTTAGTATAAATTCCTTATTGATAGCTATACGTTACAATTTTATCTAACAAAGTCTATTCcagatatatatcttaaatttaCATGTTACAATTTTATCTAACAAAGTCTATTCcagatatatatcttaaatttaCATGTTACAATTTTATCTAACAAAGTCTATTCcagatatatatcttaaatttacatgtatttcgaAATTACGATTCACCTGCTCTATGTAGAAGAAGTTAGGTATCGCAATATTCCAAGGGCGAATAGAATTTGTCGTAATTGTGACCAAAACCAGGTAGAGGACgagtttcattttgttttaatatgtccATTCTACAAAGATAATCGAAAAAAGTtcattataatgtattactggAATCGCCCATCTTCATATAAACTTGTCAGCTGATGTCTGTACGTAACAGGAAAGAGCTTTGTAATTTAGGGGAGTGcttgaaattgtgttttacagcacgTTCTAGATCTCAGCTTTAGCTTATATTATTTTCACTCATATCAGTTTACCAACATTATAGCCGTCTATCCCctgactacactattgtatactctACTCACTTATCCATTCGATATTGCCGCTCAGAAATGTCAAACATCGGTAACcttactgtaatatttattttcaatatgatatattttgatagatctattgtatatgtaaagtaaTTATAGTAATGCTGTCCATCTTtcgttaatttgtattatatattgaggattgtaaattatatgatgTAATCTTATAACATGCTTATGAGTCGTAaggcttaaagtgaataaaCCTTAAACATTGAACTTTCCTGGCGAATGAGGCGTCTAGAGATAATCGATGAGAAATGTATcgttttaattaaatttatctcACGCACTGGTAGCCATGTAATCAATAAACACAATGAAAACGATAACATCACTTTAGTCAGTCGTGACGTTCTTTACAAACCGATACACGATATTGTTCTGTTAATACGAGTCGTGTACACGAACAGAAACCAGTCGGCTGGGACAAAGACCCGGACATTTAAGTTTGGTTAGTTTTGATAATCAAAACTTCTTCAATCTCTATTTTATAAGCAAATCATTGAAGACTGCTGTCTTCTGATTGTCATTTCATAGAAATGAATAATATGATTTTAGTTTGAATTTAAACATATCTGATGCGAAATAGATTGTATAAGTATGTACTAGTTAGATAAATTGTATacgtacaaaatgtatgtactaGTTAGATTATATACGTAAGTACTAGTTAAATTCATTCTATTGTAAGTTTAACAAAGATTCTACAGGCCATGTAttatgatatcattaatgttttatttagtaCGTGTGAGTTAGTACACAGCTTCATAGCCGTACGTTTCCTTTGTTATATGCAATCTACAAATGGCATTGTCTTGTGGATATTGTTAGATTTGattcaaacatttaatatttaaacagaATCGATCCAAACATAAGCTGTCACGTTTGACGTTAAAGCGAAACAGAAGATACTGTCCACAGTGACAAGGTCATTATGACAAGGTAATTATGAcatttttgttggatttgtcAAAGTCGATAATGCTACATTGAAGCTCGTTATTAACTTAATGAgcatattgtgtatgtatacgCGCCTATAGAGATTAGTAGATCTAGccaatatgttgatataaacgTGAGGTATTATATTCATTGCGAACACATTTCCAGTATTATTGCTGTATTAGTTGTATTACAAAGTTGTAAGATCGGGTGATAAAAATTCATTGCAGGATCTGTGGTTAATTCTGATGATTGGAAGTACATAGACTTTCTTTTTAGATGTTGGATCTGTAGTTAATTCTGATAATTGCGAGTATATAGAATTACTTTTTACATGATTGATCTATAGTTAAGTTTGATGATTGGGGTATATAGAATTACTTTTTACATTTGTCATTTAATTTTAACGTTGATATTGTAGGTGTAGTACGCTTAAAGGACTTTAAAGTTTACCTAAACACATAAAACTGATGATCTAAAACGATGCAGACAGAGGAAAACAATATGATCAATCGATGACATTGAAGGGGATATATCAGGATGATGAAATGCCGGAAGAGGGCACTGTTGTCACTTGTTTTTGCCGTAATATTCGTTGTCTTCAGATTGTTACTATGGCTGTCACGAAGTAGCGATCCTATTCAACAAGACGTTTATGACCAGTTTGTTTTACCCATCACAGGTTTACCTGTCAAAGTGACGGAGAATAAAAACACGAAGACGCGCCCGAGAGTACGCGTTAGTAAGGATATATTGGATGATGTAAATGAGGACGAATCCTCTTTTCCTGTTCCAAGGGAGGGACGAATACTTACCATCATTGTACCCCACTCACACACTGACCCAGGAAGGCTTTACACGGTCCAGGATTATTACGAAAAAAGGGTTCGAAGGATCCTTAACTTAGCGGTCAGTAAACTGACCACCAGGTCAGATATGACCTTTATCTGGTCAGAGACAGTTTTCTTGTATATGTGGTGGAAGGATGCAGACTCTGTTAAGAGATCCATGCTGAAAACATTGGTGCATGACGGGAGATTTGAGATAGTTGCTGGTGGTTGGGTTATGGCCGATGCAGCCGTGACTCACTATTCAGCACTGCTCGTCCAGATTCAAGTAGCACACGAATGGTTATCCACAGAATTCCAAGTGTCGCCGAAAGCAGCTTGGGCGATTGATTCCTTCGGTCATTCTCCAACACTTCCATATCTCTGGTCCCAAACTGGTTACACTTTCGCTGTAGCTCAGAGAGTAAGCCAGAAGTACAAGCATGCCATGGGGTCCAGACGACAGCTTGAGTTCACATGGCGGCAGCAGTGGGACAAGACTGGAAATACAGATTTCTTCTGTCACGTACCTCCATATAAACTTTATAATATCGCTGACGCGTGCGGTCCTGATCCTTCTGTTTGTATGCTACTCGACTTCAAGACAACCCCGGTTGACTTTACACATGTCAGGCGGAGAGAGGGGACAGACTCCACCTTAGACCGCCTCATCAGTTCGATCGTACACCAACTGCGGCAGAAGGCGGCCAACTTCAATCACAACGTAGTTCTTTTACCTCTTGGGGACGATTTCCGTTACGACACAGAGTTGGAGTGGGACACGGTGTATGCTAATCTCGATATTCTCACCACTTACATCAACAATAATCCTAAATTTAACATGATGATAAAATACGGTACGCTGAAGGATTACCTGACGGAGGTCCGGAAGCAGTACAATACGTCCAGATCGCCTCTCTATAGCGGGGATTTCCTGCCCTACACCGACAACTCCAATGACTACTGGACCGGGTTTTACAGTAGTCGCCCTGAACAGAAAAGAGCCATTCGGGAACTTCAAGAAACGTATCATGTAGCAAGTGTTTGGTATAGTCTTTTACTTATAGCGGATTCTCATAAGTCACGTGATGATTTGGAGCACGTGGCGCGGACGCTGAGTCTGCTGCAGCATCATGACGCCATAACAGGGACCTCTAAGTCAACTGTAGTGGGGGACTATAGGAGCCGCGCGCGCGAGCACCGTGATATGGCTAGAGAGGTCATCTGTTACAGTGTTCAGAGAATCATCGGATCCAAATCGGATCAGAAATCCTCAGAAAATGGCGAAAGTATCTGGAAATTTTATGGGTTGTCCTGGGATAGGCCACAGCTATTGACGTTTAGCGCTAGAAAGGTTTGGCACCTTGTAGCTGTGAACTCTTTGCCTCAGACAAGAAATGATATCATTTCGCTTGTTCTAGATATCAATAATGTCATAGTAACAAACAACTATGGAACCCGTGTCTCTGTGCAGGTAAACCCCTTCAGGGAGAGCCATCAGAGGCTGTCCCGCCTTCTTTACGTCATACAGTTTCCTATATTCATTGAATCAATGTCATTTGCTGTTTATACCATTTCCCGGGCTCCGACCGATTCGTCACCATCCCCAAACACGAACATTGCTATTTACAATAATCACCTCAAAGTCATGCCTTCAAATGTCTTCAATCTGACGGATGGTAAACAAGACCCACGCCTGTCGAATAGTTATATCACTGCCGTATTCTCGCCTCTCAATGGCAGTCTGATTTACGTATATTTAAAAGAATCGGACACAAAGATTGCCGTCAGCTCTGAGTTGTTAGTATACAATTCATCGACAAAAAGTGGAGCTTACATTTTTGCACCATTAGGGGACGCCCATAGTATCTTTTCATCATCTCCTAGTATCTTCACTACATCTGGCGAAATCTCCCAACAGATAGAAATTACATACACGGgagtgacattgacctacacTCTGTACAACACAGATGGAGTCAATGCCAAGGTCATACATGTCACTTGTCACGTGAACGTCAACATGACCGAGATGAGGGATCTAGAGTTGATAGTAAGGTTTGTCACAAACATAAATAGTAGTGGTatc
This DNA window, taken from Pecten maximus chromosome 3, xPecMax1.1, whole genome shotgun sequence, encodes the following:
- the LOC117324627 gene encoding alpha-mannosidase 2x-like yields the protein MMKCRKRALLSLVFAVIFVVFRLLLWLSRSSDPIQQDVYDQFVLPITGLPVKVTENKNTKTRPRVRVSKDILDDVNEDESSFPVPREGRILTIIVPHSHTDPGRLYTVQDYYEKRVRRILNLAVSKLTTRSDMTFIWSETVFLYMWWKDADSVKRSMLKTLVHDGRFEIVAGGWVMADAAVTHYSALLVQIQVAHEWLSTEFQVSPKAAWAIDSFGHSPTLPYLWSQTGYTFAVAQRVSQKYKHAMGSRRQLEFTWRQQWDKTGNTDFFCHVPPYKLYNIADACGPDPSVCMLLDFKTTPVDFTHVRRREGTDSTLDRLISSIVHQLRQKAANFNHNVVLLPLGDDFRYDTELEWDTVYANLDILTTYINNNPKFNMMIKYGTLKDYLTEVRKQYNTSRSPLYSGDFLPYTDNSNDYWTGFYSSRPEQKRAIRELQETYHVASVWYSLLLIADSHKSRDDLEHVARTLSLLQHHDAITGTSKSTVVGDYRSRAREHRDMAREVICYSVQRIIGSKSDQKSSENGESIWKFYGLSWDRPQLLTFSARKVWHLVAVNSLPQTRNDIISLVLDINNVIVTNNYGTRVSVQVNPFRESHQRLSRLLYVIQFPIFIESMSFAVYTISRAPTDSSPSPNTNIAIYNNHLKVMPSNVFNLTDGKQDPRLSNSYITAVFSPLNGSLIYVYLKESDTKIAVSSELLVYNSSTKSGAYIFAPLGDAHSIFSSSPSIFTTSGEISQQIEITYTGVTLTYTLYNTDGVNAKVIHVTCHVNVNMTEMRDLELIVRFVTNINSSGILYTDNNGFQHSRRTYRKDTPIAGNYYPITTNAVIQDNSARFTVHATHAHGVASLRDGELEIMLDRHPMSDDGKGLGQGMKYSNSHVDTFSLQFEKCDNNMCQPNEMFLPTLNSIVANDYLQCPMITILSNSQYELKTVRLLSEKLPIDTTIVTMRKKMISSNQFTLQMVLHRRGSVESRNTRAQPINLWSLVREMYAVNVKEMSLTFTHTKRALSSGDQVTLEPMTMAAFEIGLLTV